In Spinacia oleracea cultivar Varoflay chromosome 5, BTI_SOV_V1, whole genome shotgun sequence, a single window of DNA contains:
- the LOC110800303 gene encoding FHA domain-containing protein At4g14490: protein MASSIKLVIEKGPRNGETLEFKPRSKIRIGRVVKGNNLPIKDDGISSKHNEIKFNSDSGKWVISDLDSSNGTFVNSAKLEPHSPFEISDEDVIIIGELTRIRVEIGEQVKVRRNPGRKAASQRGTGGSNLGENAASREETDNCRNPKERAADRSRIDLGEKDEEAPDLGNKVEVRVKECLNSEEEGFSAVRDLKEENIEKRAEGNRRGRGRGRPKKASNLEDGNVGIGKSGIRQNVENDKLKPGFGMSTRRTRSSRRGEDDLLILGEAVPAKRTGKRCNAKNVREHNPVVSPLVVEEGISDVVESVAVFDDGKTEASEIEEGNLVSEANCYHRSKDSDSSHSTIVPDLAKMTLGDWLEFLVDYLPKQIYAKRDEIIEDMRKENARFEDFMLQQQKQKSLFLSAAEKTVN from the coding sequence ATGGCGTCTTCAATTAAGCTGGTAATTGAAAAGGGCCCTCGAAATGGCGAAACCCTAGAATTCAAGCCTAGATCCAAGATTCGAATCGGAAGAGTTGTGAAAGGCAATAATTTGCCGATCAAAGATGATGGAATTTCATCCAAACACAACGAAATTAAGTTCAATTCAGATTCTGGAAAATGGGTAATTTCTGACCTCGATTCTTCCAACGGCACTTTCGTGAACTCTGCTAAGCTTGAACCCCACTCCCCATTTGAAATTTCGGATGAAGATGTGATTATTATAGGCGAATTAACCAGAATTAGGGTTGAAATTGGGGAACAAGTTAAGGTACGTAGAAACCCTGGACGAAAAGCTGCTTCTCAGAGGGGTACTGGTGGTTCGAATTTGGGTGAGAATGCTGCAAGTAGGGAAGAAACCGACAACTGCAGAAACCCTAAGGAGCGAGCTGCTGATAGAAGTAGAATTGATTTGGGGGAGAAGGACGAGGAGGCTCCTGATCTGGGGAACAAGGTGGAGGTTCgggtaaaagaatgtttgaattCGGAGGAAGAGGGGTTTTCTGCGGTTAGAGATTTGAAGGAAGAGAATATTGAAAAGAGGGCTGAAGGTAATCGAAGAGGACGTGGGAGAGGGCGGCCGAAAAAAGCGAGTAATTTAGAAGATGGAAATGTTGGCATTGGGAAATCAGGGATCAGACAGAATGTAGAAAATGATAAGTTGAAGCCAGGGTTCGGTATGAGTACAAGGAGGACTAGAAGCTCCAGGAGAGGAGAGGATGACCTCTTAATTTTAGGGGAAGCAGTGCCAGCAAAGAGGACTGGGAAAAGGTGTAATGCTAAGAATGTGAGAGAGCACAATCCTGTTGTAAGCCCTTTGGTAGTTGAAGAAGGGATTAGTGATGTAGTAGAGAGCGTTGCTGTGTTTGATGATGGGAAAACAGAAGCATCAGAAATTGAAGAGGGTAATTTGGTGTCAGAAGCAAACTGTTATCATAGAAGCAAAGACTCTGATAGTAGTCATAGTACTATTGTGCCTGACCTTGCAAAGATGACTCTAGGGGATTGGTTGGAATTCTTGGTAGACTATTTGCCTAAGCAGATTTATGCCAAAAGAGATGAGATCATTGAGGACATGCGAAAAGAAAATGCACGGTTTGAGGATTTCATGTTGCAGCAGCAGAAACAGAAAAGCTTATTCCTTTCTGCCGCAGAAAAGACAGTGAATTGA
- the LOC110800301 gene encoding CASP-like protein 4B1 has product MSNFQGLELEKRHTPENDMERGPPTTEAGGTEVGVGSVLRRWKRDDFIRKGSLALRALAFVFSLLSFIIMASNNHGGGKEFGDYEEYRYLLAIAILSSIYTGLQCFRHVHQLSSGKQFVDLKTSALIDFVGDQITAYFLLSSASSAIPITNRMREGADNIFTDSSAAAISMSLLAFISLACSAVVSFHKLSTQSFI; this is encoded by the exons ATGTCGAATTTCCAAGGTTTAGAATTGGAAAAAAGGCACACGCCGGAAAATGACATGGAGAGAGGACCTCCCACGACGGAAGCTGGCGGAACAGAGGTCGGTGTTGGGTCAGTTCTCCGGCGATGGAAGAGAGATGATTTTATCAGAAAAGGGTCATTGGCTTTGAGAGCTTTGGCTTTTGTGTTTTCATTACTCTCCTTTATTATCATGGCGAGTAACAATCATGGTGGCGGGAAAGAATTCGGGGATTATGAAGAATATAG GTATTTGTTGGCAATAGCAATATTATCGTCCATATATACAGGATTGCAATGTTTTAGACATGTTCATCAATTATCCAGTGGGAAACAATTTGTTGATCTCAAGACTTCAGCTTTGATTGATTTTGTTGGAGATCAG ATAACGGCATACTTTTTACTGTCATCAGCATCTTCGGCGATTCCTATTACAAACAGAATGCGGGAGGGAGCAGACAACATTTTCACAGATTCATCCGCAGCAGCCATAAGCATGTCTCTTCTGGCTTTCATTTCATTGGCATGTTCAGCTGTTGTTTCATTTCATAAGCTCTCCACTCAATCATTTATATGA
- the LOC110800300 gene encoding probable WRKY transcription factor 33 codes for MSSSVASLEHSLSFNTSSFSFTNLMNSSSSFTDFFASTTNDDQHVLEGDYNTNTKEKTTTNNNNNNNNNNNNNDINSTNWSGFDQLIEVPKFKSMAPSSLSVTETTPLASSSSFLNTPNAFSPSIFLDSPLLNSFPSPTVGAFGGEGFNWTQLGANKDEGRNNNFTFHASSNNSIEGWNLDEPKKQNEMINNKDQINSKSEFTTVNQTMPYEMNTTKTDVGTNMQRGYNAQPVQMNRAQKRAEDGYCWRKYGQKQVKGSENPRSYYKCSHPTCPTKKKVERSPEGYVTEIVYKGSHNHPKPQPGRRSSVQNNNNNNSGFDGSEGSSNTALIMSQTDNYSSFTPETSSVSVDEEDEFDQTSAMSKSVKEDDHEPESKRWKGENEGEVMSGYGNRTVKEPRVIVQTTSEIDILDDGYRWRKYGQKVVKGNPNPRSYYKCTSTGCPVRKHIERASHDMRAVITTYEGKHNHDVPAARGSASYNNVPMPVRPSAIASQPNQIIGLRPINNNTNNNNNNNISNTSRPEAHQAPFSLQMLQNNTATFGFSGFGNPSEAKEEPIDNMLLESFFR; via the exons ATGTCTTCCTCAGTTGCAAGCTTAGAACATTCCCTTTCCTTCAACACAAGTAGCTTCTCCTTCACTAACCTCATGAACTCCTCTTCCTCCTTCACCGACTTCTTCGCAAGCACAACCAATGATGATCAACATGTTTTGGAGGGTGATTACAACACTAACACAAAAGAGAAGACTACTactaataacaataacaataacaataacaataacaataataatgacATTAATAGTACTAATTGGTCCGGATTTGATCAACTCATTGAAGTTCCTAAGTTCAAGTCTATGGCTCCTTCTTCTCTTTCTGTCACCGAGACTACTCCCCTCGCTTCGTCTTCTTCGTTTTTGAACACTCCTAATGCTTTTAGTCCTTCCATCTTCTTGGATTCGCCTCTCCTCAAT AGTTTCCCATCTCCAACTGTAGGAGCCTTTGGTggtgagggattcaattggacTCAACTAGGTGCTAATAAGGATGAAGGAAGAAACAACAATTTTACTTTCCATGCTTCTTCAAACAACTCAATT GAAGGGTGGAATTTGGATGAACCGAAGAAGCAAAATGAGATGATTAACAACAAAGATCAAATCAATTCAAAATCCGAGTTTACTACTGTTAATCAAACCATGCCATATGAAATGAACACAACAAAAACAGATGTTGGTACTAATATGCAAAGAGGGTACAATGCTCAACCAGTTCAGATGAATCGAGCACAGAAAAGAGCTGAAGATGGGTATTGTTGGAGGAAATATGGGCAGAAGCAAGTCAAGGGTAGCGAAAATCCTCGGAGTTATTACAAGTGCTCACACCCAACTTGTCCTACGAAGAAGAAAGTCGAGCGATCACCAGAAGGTTATGTTACTGAGATTGTGTACAAGGGAAGTCACAACCATCCGAAGCCTCAACCTGGTAGAAGATCATCTGTTCagaataataacaataataacagtGGGTTTGATGGTTCAGAGGGTTCTTCTAATACAGCCCTTATCATGTCACAGACTGATAATTATTCTTCCTTTACTCCTGAGACATCCTCTGTTTCTGTTGATGAGGAAGACGAGTTTGATCAGACTTCCGCCATGAGTAAATCAGTTAAAGAAGATGATCATGAACCTGAATCCAAAAGATG GAAAGGAGAGAATGAAGGGGAAGTGATGTCAGGTTACGGAAACAGAACAGTGAAAGAACCAAGAGTAATAGTTCAGACAACCAGTGAAATTGATATTCTTGATGATGGGTATAGATGGAGAAAATATGGGCAGAAAGTAGTTAAGGGAAACCCCAATCCTAG GAGCTATTACAAATGTACGAGCACAGGTTGCCCAGTAAGAAAGCACATAGAGAGGGCATCCCATGACATGAGGGCTGTTATAACAACATACGAAGGAAAGCACAACCACGATGTTCCTGCAGCTCGTGGAAGCGCCAGCTATAACAATGTCCCGATGCCAGTTAGGCCATCAGCCATAGCCAGCCAACCTAACCAGATAATTGGCCTAAGACCTatcaacaacaacaccaacaacaacaacaacaacaacatatcAAATACCTCAAGACCAGAAGCTCACCAGGCACCCTTTTCATTGCAGATGCTGCAAAATAATACTGCAACCTTTGGGTTTTCAGGGTTTGGAAATCCTTCTGAAGCCAAGGAAGAGCCTATCGACAACATGCTGTTAGAATCTTTTTTTCGTTGA